ATGGCATTGTATCACTGGAAGGTGAAGTGGATTGGGATTATCAGCGTACCGCCGCAATGAAATCCATTGACAGCCTGGCGGGGTTAATAGCAGTTCATAATTTTATAACTTTAAAACCTGCTATAACTACAGCCAATATAAAACAAAAAATTATTGCTGCATTTGAGCGGATCGCTACTATTGATGCCGAAAAGATCGTTGTGGAGGTGGATGGAGGAAAAGTAACACTTTCGGGTAAAGTGCGTTCATTTGCTGAACAGGAAGATGCAATAAATGCCGCCTAGTCGGCGCCAGGGGTAAATGAAGTTGAAAACAACATGGAGCTGGAAGATTCATTATATGCATGGTAGTAAGCTTGAAAATTCGCTCTCTTTTGAAGTGAGGCGCCAGTGGTCATAAAATATGATTTTTATACAATTTACCATTCTATACGAGGGCTGAAAATGAGCCTCGTCACCACAGATTGTGATTAACATCATTAAACAATACCGGGCATAGTAATAGTTTTAATACCCTGGTGAATAAAAGCTGTTATTATATTGTAAACGGAATAACGCTGTATCGTCTGGTTATGGCGCCAGTACTTATATGGCTGATCTTTAAGCATCAGGTCCATGTGTTTAAATGGCTTTTGGCCTTTAGTTATTTTACCGATCTTATAGATGGTTGGCTGGCGCGAAGGTACCATGCAACGAGTATTTTGGGGGCGAAACTGGATTCAGCAGCTGATGATCTTACTGTTGTGGCTGGCATTGTTGCGGTGGTAGTATTAAAACCTGCATTTCTTAAACAGCAGCAGGCATTTGTCATTATCCTGGTAGCGCTATTTCTTATACAAACAGTTCTGGCTTTCCTACGTTATCGAAAGATCACCAGTTTTCATACCTGGTCAGCCAAAGGGGCTGCTTTCATGCAGGGATCGTTCCTGATACTGCTTTCTTTTTACCTCAACCTGTAAATATTTATTTTCTATATAACGTTTGCAGCTACTATATTAGATCTCCTGGAAGAGATCATCCTTGTGATGGTTTTGCCTGAATGGAAAGCAAACGTAAATGGACTGTATTGGGTGTTAAAGAAAAAATAATCTTTTAGTTATATAATGCCTGTTCTTCGAACCTATCCATACAAACCTCCCAGGTTAAAAGCATGTCAAGTACATCTTCCAT
The Niastella koreensis GR20-10 genome window above contains:
- a CDS encoding CDP-alcohol phosphatidyltransferase family protein → MNKSCYYIVNGITLYRLVMAPVLIWLIFKHQVHVFKWLLAFSYFTDLIDGWLARRYHATSILGAKLDSAADDLTVVAGIVAVVVLKPAFLKQQQAFVIILVALFLIQTVLAFLRYRKITSFHTWSAKGAAFMQGSFLILLSFYLNL